The following DNA comes from Drosophila ananassae strain 14024-0371.13 chromosome 4 unlocalized genomic scaffold, ASM1763931v2 tig00000078, whole genome shotgun sequence.
TGGTTAATACGCTACACTCACGCTGTTGGAGCATCGCTCTTCTTTATGGTAGTCTATGTTCATATAATGCGTGGATTATATTACGGATCTTATAAAAGACCGAGAGAGATGGTGTGGTTTattggaatatttatattttttgcaatGATGGCAACTGCCTTTATGGGATATGTATTGCCTTGGGGACAAATGAGTTTCTGGGGTGCAACAGTTATAACCAACTTATTTTCTGCTATACCTTTAATTGGCAATAAAATAGTTATATGGTTATGGGGTGGTTTTTCAGTGGATAACCCAACCCTTAACCGTTTTTTCGCTCTGCATTATCTTCTGCCTTTTGTTATTATTGCTTTAGCTATGCTTCATGTGATAGCTCTGCATAGGTTTGGCTCGCATAGCCAGAGTAACAACCCAGAACTttaacttcaatattccaactatgtgctaatctttcaaaatctcttgataaatgtgcccaacagatttgcctgtttttatcggcaaaataattgtatgctgcatacctgtcagttattaccaagctattgcgattgcagaatttactattttgtaaaactttcattcctcttgactctgtaaattttacaaaacttgccgtattgcttgcaaacatccaacaccaagcgagtttacctttgttataatggctcgtttcatcaatatgtagaactttactcctacttatctcttgttcgatctgctcatacatttttttgcattttgaagcaactctatgttcactatttgatatgctaccgacgcttatgttcaaattgaagatatcatttacgacactcgctatttcgcgttttgaatttttgtagaatccgctgaacgctgcaattattgacttaacccttggaccaaatgtatctggcgtaacaccttccggtaacttgctacttcttctctttccgcatctccgacaacggccatgttctaactgatattccactacataaggcttgatttctggaagatcaactttctgatgaatatatggtttttcacatattgcaatttctcctccgcattcgcaagtattaggcaactctatctttactactttatctgcatccatgttggcgcgaaaacttcctttatgaccaacctgaccgccaatattcctttcgcttttcggcttattcttttttattttatacaactctttggaacttggtattgatgaattttttgagcttaaaccgagtctttctcttaactcagcattttctatctttaaagccttattttctgcttttaaactttcattctctttttccaatctttctatttttgcttctaacctttctattttttgctgtaaatttttgcaaagttctaaaaggtttaccatattatttcacttttgctctatgattatctttttagatcaccttgtctaccttattctgccactccgctgaacggatacccttctttaatttttatttgattaggTGTATGGTCCCATACCATCACACTCTGGGATCATACACCTAAAGTACTCCGACACTTGTATCTTTATGATGTGAGGCATTAGAGCTAAAATACCTCACAGGGAGGGTGAAGCTGATGCGACACTAATGCCATTAAGCCAGATTTTGCTTCCCTCCCATAGAGTTAAAGACTGAACAGTATCTTTTGGAATTATATCCCGTATTACAAGGTTAGTCTAAACTCTCAGTTTATTTATAGTCTTGGAGGCAATTTTATGCAAGTAAATGCTATTTTGGGTGtggatatttcaaaaaagaaatttgatGTTTGTTTGTTAGTGGACAGTAAAAAACGACACAAAGTCTTTCAAAATAATCAAGATGGTTTTGCAAAACTTGTAGTTTGGTGCAATGGCCATGGAGCAAATCTTACTCATTTATGTCTTGAAGCAACTAGTTGGTATGGAGAAGATTTGGCTACTTTTATGCACGATTTAGGACATAATGTCAGTATAGTAAACCCAGAAAGCTTTTGGCAAAAGTGAGCTGCTCAGAAATAAGACAGATAAATCAGATGCAGCTATGATAGCTAGATTTTGTATCGCCAACAAACCTGCTCTTTGGAAGCCCATTGCACCTGAAATGAGGCATTTGAGGGCGTTGCATGCAATCGCTAAAAGATGATAAGGTGCAACAGACAAATCGcttggaaaacaaaaatatgcatTCCAGTTGCAAAGAAGCTATATCTAAAGTAATTTTGGCAATAGAGGAGCAAATTATTGTTCtcgaaaaagaaattaatgagCATATAAATAACTATCCacatctaaaaaatatggtgGAAAACCTTAAGACTATAAAAGGTATAGGATATCttactgctgttgctgttgtcgcAGAAATGCCATCAGTTGATAACTTTGACAATGCTAAACAATTTACAGCTTTTGCTGCCAGGACATTATCAATCGGGATCGTCAGTAAGTAAGAGAAGTTGCATATGCAAAATAGGATCTGAGCGTATTCGAAAAGCTCTTTATATGCCAGCTATAGTAGTCAAAAACCataataatcattttcaaaAGTTTTGTCAGCGTCTAGCAAGTAAAGGCAAATGTCCAAAAGTCATAGTTCTTGCGTTAATGCGAAAATTAATGCATGTCTTTTTTGGTATTCTTAAAAAGAATCAACCatttaattgtaattttgTTGGATAATTTGTTTGACAGCAGAGACAGTATCTGGGATGACACCCCGGGGTTTCTGGGGTGACAAAAAAGAGCCCCCTGAGCAAAAATCTTATAGCCACTTGAATGATAATTGACTTTTTGCCTAAAATAACTAAGAAAGAAACTTCTCATCAAGATAACTTAAATATATACTAAttctcttatttttaaaagatttcTCATCATGAATTGCACGATCAAAAACCTGAATTTGACTTGTTATAATGCTACAATTATTACTTGCAACTTCTAATACGCCACTATCAATTACAACCTTCTTTTCTGTTTGGTTACTCATTTTAACAGTAATCATACCaggcaataaataaattaagtaaGAAGCATGGTGAGCTAAAATCATAAGCTCCCCTTCGAGCCCAGTTACTGAAAGAGAAACCACTCCACTGAATGAAATTTGATCATCAGGAGAGAAAAATTGCACTTTAAAAGTATTCATAATCTTTAACTTTTACTTAGCTTCAGCTTGTATTAATTCAGCCTTTTTTATTGCTTCATCTATATTCCCCACCATATAAAAAGCGGCCTCTGGTAAGTGATCATATTTGCCTTCAACAATCCCTTTAAAACTGGAAACAGTATCAGAAAGTGAAACAAATTTACCAGGCATGCCAGTAAATATTTCTGCAACGTGAAAAGGTTGAGAAAGAAATTTCTGAATCTTACGAGCCCTATCAACAATAATTTTATCTTCATCAGATAGCTCATCCATACCAAGTATTGCGATAATATCTTGCAGTGATTTATAAGTTTGCAATATACGTTTCACCTCAGAAGCTACCTTATAATGTTCTTCACCAATGATTTCAGCAGATAAAGACTGAGAAGTTGAATCAAGTGGATCAACAGCAGGGTATATTCCCATTTCAGCTATTTGCCTTGACAACACTGTGGTGGCATCAAGGTGAGAGAACGTAGTTGCTGGAGCTGGATCAGTTAAATCGTCCGCAGGAACATATATAGCTTGCACAGAAGTAATAGAGCCAGAAGTTGTTGAAGCTATTCTTTCTTGCATTGCACCCATATCAGTTGCAAGGGTTGGCTGATAACCAACAGCTGACGGTATTCTTCCAAGTAAAGCAGAAATTTCAGAACCAGCTTGTGTAAATCTAAAGATATTATCCACAAAAAATAGAACATCTTGGTTTTCACGGTCACGAAAATACTCTGCCATAGTAAGTGCTGTTAAAGCAACTCTAGCCCTTGCTCCAGGAGGCTCATTCATCTGACCATAAACCAAAACAGCTTGAGATTTTTCATGctcatttatatttattacatttgaaGTGATCATCTCGTGATAAAGATCGTTACCTTCACGCGTTCTCTCCCCTACCCCGGCAAACACAGAAAATCCTTTATGAGCTTTTgctatattattaattaattccatTATTAGGACTGTTTTACCAACACCGGCTCCACCAAATAAGCCAATTTTTCCTCCTTTAAGATAAGGTGCAAGAAGATCTATAACTTTTATTCCCGTAACTAAAACTTCTTCCTGTATTCTCTGTTCAGTAAAACTTGGAGGTGCTCTGTGTATAGGCTCTAAGTTATATTTTCCCTTCAGTGGACCACACTCATCTATAAGCTCTCCAACAACATTAAAAATCCTTCCTAAAGTTGAACGCCCAATTGGCACCGATATTGGTGCACCTGTATCAACAAATTCATCCCCCCTTGACATGCCATCTGTGCTATCCATAGCAATACAACGAACTATATTGTCACCTATATGCTGCGAAACTTCTAAAACCAGCTCCTTATCCTTATATTTTAGTTTGCTTTTTAAAgcattaaatattttaggcAATTCACCTTCAAATTTTATATCAACAACTGCTTGAGTTACCTTAATCGCTCTACCTATATTCatctctttatttttatcacCTAACACTATAATTCCATAAAAGAACttctaaagaaaataaattttatattattaatagaAATTTTGCAACATTAAAACGCTTACTAGTTACGCTTCATTACAAACAATGCAAACGCATTTAATAGCCaagtaataataaacaatacTAAACTAAGCGCATAAGCAGCAAGAGTTTGTACACTATTGAAATCCTGATCTCCGGTAAGTAATGTAGCGATCTGCACGGTAATAGTAGTAACTGAATTAAGAGGGTTAAAAGTCAAATTTGCGTTGATTCCCACAGCCATTAGCACAATCATTGTTTCACCTATCACTCTTGAAATTGACAATAAAATTGCACTTAAAATTGTAGGCATTGCATAAGGTATTGTTATATGCCATATAGTTTCCGCTGGAGTTGCACCAAGTGCCATGAAGCCATAACGCAAGCTTTTTGGAACAGATCTTATGGCATCTTCGagtaaagaaataataaaaggaAGAATCATTATCCCAATCGATAAACCGGCAACTAAGGCACTTTCTGAGTGTATacttaaaccaaaaaaatttgCTACCTGCTTTATAAAGAAAGACAAAAACACAACCGCGAAATATCCATATACAACCGTAGGAATAGCAGACAAAACTTGCAAAGTTGTATTAACAATATAACGCACTTTCTCACTCGCATATTCACTAATATATATTGCAGAAAATAAACCAAGCGGAACGACAACTAACATTGCTATAATAGTTATAAGtaatgtaccaactaaaagcGGCGCTATACCAAAACATCCTATCTTCTCTTCATTGATAGTGACTACATTGTGGCCCCATTTCAAGCAAAACAAGAATTCTGAAATAGctactttattaaaaaaactaatgaattgaataaaaatagaCAGCATTATAAATAAAGTGATAAAAAATGATATGGCCAAAGCCACAAATAACGAAAGTTTTATTatcttatttcttttatttttaaagataaaagcAAGCATGAAAAAAAGTAACGCTATAGAAATAAAAGTTacaaaacaattattatagAATACTAACAACCAAGTTAGCATCCATACACAACTAAGATATAGATAAGATTTAACCTTATTTACTTCTTGAAACCtactaaaacaaaataaaaggatTAGTAAGACAGGTATGACTATCACCGAATTCATTCTTCCATGCATCAAATTTTATTCTACGAAAATGTCATACAAGTTCACCATTATTTGACAATAAAgtaaaacaatttaaaataaataattatattatataaaaacaatgaAGAGAACATTTCAACCAAAAAATTTGATAAGAAAGCGCAGACACGGATTTCGTTCACGTATGGCAACAAGAGCTGGAAGAAAAATCCTTAATAGGCGCCGTTCATTAGGGTGTAACAAATTATGCGCATAgtaagtataaaaaaaaagatttttcttCTGCTTTCAAAAATAAGTTAGCACTCAACAGTCTTTTTTATCGTGGGCTTTATATATCACTGTACGCTATAAAAGAAAGAGAACCTGAAAAGTACATTCATACTATTAGAGTAGGTCTGGCTATCAGTAAAAAAACCGGAAAAGcagcaaaaagaaataaaataaaaaggcaaCTACGAATGCTTGCTAAAATTAGcattttaaatataagtaatataGGGCACTACTACATAATACTAACTCATAGAAACATTATGCAAGCAAGTTataaaaacttacaaaaagaTCTAACTATTTGCttaaaaaagataaaataaaaaaaatc
Coding sequences within:
- the LOC123257985 gene encoding cytochrome b-like; the protein is MQEDNKKETIKEEKGILGWIEYRLPIFSFLRHTASYQVPKNLNYAWNFGSLAGIALILQIITGIFLAMHYTPHVDYAFNSVERIMRDVNYGWLIRYTHAVGASLFFMVVYVHIMRGLYYGSYKRPREMVWFIGIFIFFAMMATAFMGYVLPWGQMSFWGATVITNLFSAIPLIGNKIVIWLWGGFSVDNPTLNRFFALHYLLPFVIIALAMLHVIALHRFGSHSQSNNPEL
- the LOC123257984 gene encoding ATP synthase subunit beta — encoded protein: MNIGRAIKVTQAVVDIKFEGELPKIFNALKSKLKYKDKELVLEVSQHIGDNIVRCIAMDSTDGMSRGDEFVDTGAPISVPIGRSTLGRIFNVVGELIDECGPLKGKYNLEPIHRAPPSFTEQRIQEEVLVTGIKVIDLLAPYLKGGKIGLFGGAGVGKTVLIMELINNIAKAHKGFSVFAGVGERTREGNDLYHEMITSNVININEHEKSQAVLVYGQMNEPPGARARVALTALTMAEYFRDRENQDVLFFVDNIFRFTQAGSEISALLGRIPSAVGYQPTLATDMGAMQERIASTTSGSITSVQAIYVPADDLTDPAPATTFSHLDATTVLSRQIAEMGIYPAVDPLDSTSQSLSAEIIGEEHYKVASEVKRILQTYKSLQDIIAILGMDELSDEDKIIVDRARKIQKFLSQPFHVAEIFTGMPGKFVSLSDTVSSFKGIVEGKYDHLPEAAFYMVGNIDEAIKKAELIQAEAK